In Nicotiana tabacum cultivar K326 chromosome 19, ASM71507v2, whole genome shotgun sequence, one DNA window encodes the following:
- the LOC142173454 gene encoding uncharacterized protein LOC142173454 — protein MEKLVDSQQMTFIKGRKIMDAILIANEAVDSRTKQKKPGILFMEGQNNMVKTAKSNGWIKGFEVARNGNNSLEITYLQYADDTLIFCDAEKEQLRFLRVILVLFEGISRLHVN, from the exons ATGGAGAAATTGGTGGATTCACAACAGATGACTTTTatcaaaggaagaaaaataaTGGATGCTATTTTGATTGCCAATGAAGCTGTGGATTCAAGAACCAAACAGAAGAAGCCAGGAATTCTCT tcATGGAAGGTCAGAATAACATGGTTAAAACAGCCAAAAGCAATGGGTGGATCAAAGGGTTTGAGGTAGCCAGAAATGGAAATAATAGTCTGGAGATCACATACCTCCAATATGCTGATGACACATTAATATTCTGTGATGCAGAAAAGGAGCAGTTGAGGTTTCTAAGAGTTATTCTAGTACTTTTTGAAGGGATCTCAAGACTTCATGTTAACTGA
- the LOC142173453 gene encoding uncharacterized protein LOC142173453, producing the protein MRGLVESPWAICGDFNVTRFSSEKRNCLRRSRAMVEFSDFIDDMNLIDLPLEGGFFTWFKGDNQIISSRIDRILISEEWDDTFRNIKQSLIQRLISDHVPSYNRRGIVKKASLLMEYEKHLKIEEIVWRQRSRSLWLKKGDMNTSFFYKTANAHKKSNNIDQLVIQEETIVEPQRIKTEIIDFYKEL; encoded by the exons ATGAGGGGTTTAGTGGAGAGCCCATGGGCTATTTGTGGTGATTTTAACGTTACCAGATTTTCTTCTGAGAAAAGGAACTGCCTTAGGAGATCCAGAGCTATGgtggaattttcagattttatagATGATATGAATCTGATTGATCTCCCACTAGAAGGAGGTTTCTTCACCTGGTTCAAAGGGGACAATCAAATAATCTCCTCCAGAATTGATAGAATCCTAATCTCTGAAGAATGGGATGACACTTTCAGGAACATCAAACAATCCCTCATCCAAAGACTGATCTCAGACCATGTTCCT AGCTATAATAGAAGAGGAATAGTGAAGAAGGCCTCTCTCCTCATGGAATATGAGAAACacttgaaaattgaagaaattgtATGGAGGCAGAGATCCAGATCTCTTTGGCTTAAGAAGGGAGACATGAATACAAGTTTCTTCTATAAAACTGCTAATGCACATAAAAAAAGCAATAACATCGATCAGTTAGTGATCCAGGAAGAAACAATTGTAGAGCCACAAAGAATCAAGACTGAGATCATTGATTTTTACAAAGAGTTATAA